Proteins found in one Fulvitalea axinellae genomic segment:
- a CDS encoding FecR domain-containing protein, with amino-acid sequence MAGNRVYPDLDKQIFAYLEGELSEEEKTAFESSLKESADLSERLDEVRGHWVATRQPGRADEITEAGWGRYHGFIESDRMKTRSRRLRRVWSVAASVLLVMGSLLFWWNSDSFQRNSQTGALAGFENDEEQAPEEVTLALSDGSLLPLAGQSGTIALNDSLGTALKRGNTLIYKKGDQRRKLKSVPKINTLSIPRGKRFSVALSDGTKVWLNSDSKLRYPTEFSGDVREVFLTGEAYFEVTKDSKRPFVVKVEDLDIRVFGTAFNVTNYPETSGVRTVLVEGSVGIAKRSQGEFNRKGAVMLKPSQSALYDIQENKMRKETLGNLRFVTAWKDNTLAFYNEPFSSLKTRLERWYDIRIDNQSEALVEERFSGVFRNKSLEKVLELFATTFPVEIIRKGDKVLIKEKSV; translated from the coding sequence ATGGCAGGAAACCGAGTATATCCCGATTTGGACAAGCAAATCTTCGCCTACCTGGAAGGGGAACTGAGCGAAGAGGAAAAGACGGCTTTTGAGTCGAGTCTCAAAGAGTCCGCCGACTTGTCGGAACGGCTGGACGAGGTTAGAGGCCATTGGGTAGCGACAAGACAGCCCGGACGCGCCGACGAAATAACGGAAGCCGGCTGGGGGCGTTATCACGGGTTTATCGAATCCGACCGAATGAAGACCAGAAGTAGGCGTTTGCGTAGGGTTTGGAGCGTCGCCGCTTCGGTACTTTTGGTAATGGGAAGCCTGCTGTTTTGGTGGAATTCGGACAGTTTCCAAAGGAATTCGCAGACCGGAGCCTTGGCCGGATTTGAAAATGACGAGGAACAAGCGCCGGAAGAGGTGACTTTGGCCTTAAGCGACGGCAGTTTGTTGCCCTTGGCGGGCCAATCGGGCACAATTGCGCTGAACGACAGTTTGGGAACGGCCTTAAAGCGGGGCAATACGCTTATTTATAAAAAAGGCGACCAGAGAAGAAAGCTTAAGTCCGTACCTAAAATAAATACGCTTTCCATCCCTCGTGGCAAGCGTTTTTCGGTCGCGCTTTCCGACGGGACCAAGGTTTGGCTGAACTCGGACAGTAAGTTGCGTTACCCTACCGAGTTTTCGGGAGATGTCAGGGAGGTGTTCCTGACTGGTGAGGCTTATTTTGAAGTGACGAAGGATAGCAAACGTCCTTTTGTCGTGAAAGTGGAGGACTTGGATATTCGGGTGTTCGGTACGGCTTTTAACGTTACGAACTATCCGGAAACAAGTGGCGTGCGGACGGTTTTGGTGGAAGGTTCGGTGGGAATAGCCAAAAGAAGCCAAGGCGAATTCAACCGGAAAGGCGCCGTCATGCTTAAGCCGTCGCAGAGTGCGCTGTATGATATCCAGGAAAATAAAATGCGGAAAGAGACGCTGGGCAATCTGCGGTTTGTGACCGCTTGGAAAGACAATACGCTGGCGTTTTATAACGAGCCGTTTTCGAGTCTGAAAACGCGTTTGGAACGCTGGTACGATATCCGTATCGATAATCAGTCGGAGGCTTTGGTGGAGGAACGTTTCTCCGGCGTGTTCAGAAACAAGAGTCTGGAGAAAGTATTGGAACTGTTTGCCACTACATTTCCGGTGGAGATAATCCGCAAAGGCGATAAAGTGCTGATCAAAGAAAAATCCGTGTGA
- a CDS encoding SusC/RagA family TonB-linked outer membrane protein — protein sequence MKFFTNHPFALRQKTGIILPFFLVMMMAVNSLAYAEGKTFQTDYDFKNVTVEKALNDIARKSGMELFFRNAELERIKRSVTLSGDMTLDEALKKVLKGTSLKFKIDDDQIIIFGETGKKKPAKTIQEKKETVSGVVKDESGEPVPGVSVLVKGTSLGTSTDFEGNFVLKVAKTDVLVLSSIGFATQEVSVGNRTTFDITLSPDVEQLQEVVVTALGIKREKKALGYSVTEVKSEELTLNKNPNVVNSLKGRVAGVQVSTASSGAGGASRVLIRGANSLNSNNEPLYVVDGVPVDNTPFGNVKTAGGQWDRTDYGSGISDLNPDDIESMSILKGPNAAALYGSRAANGVVLITTKQGSSRKGLGVSISSSATFESPMLLPDFQNEYGQGSGGVVPADLKSLKSAGGSWGAKLDGSNKLYWTGDEKPYSAQSDNVRDFFEVGTTFNNSVAIDGGSDKATFRFSYSNMQNRGILPGGELDRHNFNIRGTAKLSDQLSLDAKATYFLQDAKQRPFLGDNSDNPVKDLFNLPRNVDIKDLEDYKNPDGTLRSWSTGAQNPYWTQNYNVKEDTRRRLSGFVKLTYKLTDNLSVFARAGTDYTNLQFYEVYPYYHLHNSQGRYSRRRNQIVETNYDFLVMYNKELSEDFNLSLNAGGSLYNRKTDNVSNSGENFTIPTLVSPGNIPQDKKGGDFSISEKEIQSLYATGQLSFRNYAFLDLTLRNDWSSTLPSDNRSYLYPSASASVVVNDMLGLESDVLSFAKVRASWAEVGNDTDPYKLNESLQLNGLYLGKPMVGVGGQKLNSNLNPEKTVSTEIGVDLRLFENRIYADFSYYDIQTTDQIIALQLPAATGYGTKVVNVGKVTNKGVELLIGAKPVVTEDFTWDVSFNFSKNKNELAELDESIDVYQFASIQAGGGVSIVAQTDGGFGDILGRDFKRNDNGEIIVDDNGLPVADSEQKVLGNYQPDWTGGITNTLSYKGLSFNFLIDMRMGGELYSFTDADLDASGVSKNSLYGREGGIVVDGVTESGEKNTSNVSSELYFGRLSGIASEYIVDASNVRLREASLTYSLPKSWLAKTFIKNASLSLIGRNLFFLSKETENVDPESSFSTGNGQGIVFYNLPTTRSYGFNLKFSF from the coding sequence ATGAAATTTTTCACCAATCACCCTTTTGCCTTAAGGCAAAAGACCGGCATTATTTTGCCTTTTTTTCTGGTCATGATGATGGCCGTTAACTCTTTGGCGTATGCCGAAGGGAAAACTTTCCAGACAGATTACGATTTCAAGAACGTCACAGTGGAAAAGGCGCTCAATGATATTGCCCGCAAAAGCGGGATGGAGCTCTTTTTTCGAAACGCCGAGTTAGAACGTATCAAACGCTCAGTAACCCTGAGCGGAGACATGACTTTGGACGAGGCTCTGAAAAAAGTATTGAAAGGAACTTCCCTCAAATTCAAAATTGATGATGACCAAATCATCATTTTCGGAGAAACGGGAAAGAAAAAACCTGCCAAGACTATACAGGAGAAGAAAGAGACAGTCTCAGGTGTGGTCAAAGACGAATCGGGCGAGCCGGTACCGGGAGTAAGTGTTTTGGTCAAGGGGACAAGCTTGGGAACATCCACGGATTTTGAGGGAAACTTCGTGCTTAAAGTGGCGAAGACTGATGTGTTGGTCCTGTCTTCTATCGGATTCGCTACGCAGGAGGTTAGCGTGGGAAACCGTACGACTTTCGACATTACCCTGTCGCCGGATGTAGAGCAGTTGCAGGAAGTGGTTGTAACCGCATTGGGTATCAAGAGGGAAAAGAAAGCGCTTGGATATTCGGTAACCGAGGTGAAATCGGAAGAGCTGACGCTTAACAAAAATCCGAACGTGGTTAATTCCCTGAAAGGTAGAGTGGCCGGCGTACAGGTAAGTACGGCGAGTTCGGGTGCGGGCGGAGCTTCCCGCGTGCTGATTCGTGGCGCCAACTCGCTGAACAGTAATAATGAGCCGTTGTACGTGGTTGACGGTGTTCCGGTGGATAATACGCCTTTCGGTAACGTGAAAACCGCCGGTGGCCAATGGGACCGTACGGACTACGGTTCGGGTATTTCCGATTTGAACCCGGACGATATCGAGTCGATGTCGATTTTGAAAGGACCGAATGCCGCGGCGCTTTACGGTTCGCGTGCGGCCAATGGCGTGGTTTTGATCACCACTAAACAAGGTTCGTCGCGCAAGGGTTTGGGCGTTTCGATTTCAAGTAGCGCCACTTTCGAGTCTCCGATGTTGTTGCCCGATTTCCAGAACGAATACGGACAAGGTTCGGGAGGCGTAGTTCCTGCCGATTTAAAAAGCCTGAAATCAGCGGGCGGTTCTTGGGGCGCTAAACTCGACGGAAGCAACAAGTTGTATTGGACCGGTGACGAAAAGCCTTATTCGGCCCAATCGGACAATGTTCGTGATTTCTTCGAAGTGGGAACGACTTTCAACAACTCTGTCGCCATTGACGGAGGTAGCGATAAGGCCACTTTCCGCTTTTCCTATTCCAATATGCAAAACAGGGGCATTTTGCCGGGCGGAGAGCTGGACAGGCACAATTTCAACATCCGCGGTACGGCCAAACTCAGTGACCAGCTTAGTTTGGACGCTAAAGCGACTTACTTCTTGCAAGACGCTAAGCAACGTCCGTTCTTGGGCGATAACTCGGACAACCCGGTAAAGGACCTTTTTAATCTGCCTAGAAACGTAGACATTAAGGATCTGGAAGATTACAAAAACCCTGACGGAACGTTAAGGTCTTGGTCAACAGGCGCACAGAACCCGTATTGGACCCAAAACTATAATGTAAAAGAAGATACCAGACGCAGGCTTTCGGGCTTTGTGAAGTTGACTTACAAGCTGACCGATAATCTTTCGGTATTTGCCCGGGCGGGTACGGACTACACCAACCTTCAGTTTTACGAAGTGTATCCTTACTACCACCTGCACAACTCCCAAGGACGCTACAGCCGTAGACGCAATCAGATTGTCGAGACGAACTACGACTTTTTGGTGATGTACAACAAGGAGCTTTCCGAAGATTTCAACCTTTCGTTGAACGCTGGCGGAAGTCTTTATAACCGAAAAACCGATAACGTTTCCAATTCCGGAGAGAATTTCACGATTCCTACTTTGGTATCACCGGGAAATATTCCGCAAGACAAAAAAGGAGGCGATTTTTCTATTTCCGAAAAAGAGATACAGTCGCTTTACGCCACAGGTCAGCTGAGCTTCCGCAATTATGCTTTCCTTGACCTGACTTTGCGTAATGACTGGTCTTCTACCCTGCCATCCGATAACAGAAGCTACCTGTACCCTTCGGCGAGTGCCTCTGTAGTGGTAAATGACATGCTGGGCTTGGAAAGCGACGTGCTTTCGTTTGCCAAAGTCAGGGCCAGTTGGGCGGAAGTTGGTAACGATACAGATCCTTACAAACTGAACGAATCGTTGCAACTCAACGGACTTTACCTTGGCAAGCCTATGGTGGGAGTTGGCGGTCAAAAGCTAAACAGTAATCTGAATCCAGAGAAAACGGTGTCTACCGAAATTGGGGTAGATCTTAGGTTGTTCGAAAACCGTATTTACGCCGACTTCTCGTATTACGATATCCAGACTACGGACCAGATTATCGCATTGCAACTTCCGGCGGCTACGGGCTACGGAACCAAAGTGGTAAACGTAGGTAAAGTGACCAACAAGGGTGTGGAACTCTTGATTGGTGCCAAGCCGGTGGTGACGGAAGACTTTACTTGGGACGTTTCCTTCAATTTCAGCAAAAACAAAAACGAACTGGCCGAGCTCGACGAGTCGATTGACGTTTATCAGTTTGCCAGTATCCAGGCCGGAGGCGGTGTGAGTATCGTAGCCCAAACCGATGGAGGCTTCGGCGATATCTTGGGCAGAGACTTCAAGCGTAATGACAACGGTGAGATTATCGTTGATGACAACGGTTTGCCGGTAGCGGATTCGGAACAAAAAGTATTGGGCAACTACCAGCCGGACTGGACTGGTGGTATCACCAATACGCTTAGCTACAAAGGGCTTTCTTTCAACTTCCTGATCGATATGCGCATGGGTGGCGAGCTGTACTCCTTCACCGACGCCGACTTAGACGCTTCAGGCGTTTCCAAGAACTCGCTTTACGGTCGTGAAGGCGGAATTGTAGTGGACGGAGTAACGGAAAGCGGTGAGAAAAACACTTCGAATGTTTCTTCGGAACTCTACTTCGGGCGCCTTAGCGGTATCGCCAGCGAGTATATCGTAGACGCTTCGAACGTGCGTTTGAGAGAAGCTTCCCTTACTTATTCGTTGCCTAAGAGCTGGTTGGCCAAGACGTTTATCAAGAACGCCTCTTTGTCTTTGATCGGTAGGAATTTGTTCTTCTTGTCCAAAGAAACGGAGAATGTCGATCCTGAGTCCAGCTTCAGTACGGGCAACGGCCAGGGTATCGTATTCTACAACCTGCCTACTACCAGAAGCTACGGCTTTAACCTCAAGTTCTCGTTTTGA
- a CDS encoding SusD/RagB family nutrient-binding outer membrane lipoprotein yields MKTGKSTIKYLMLLFLGVAVGCTDRFDEMNTNPNDFTDESVSPAFFVSKILKETNVQGRYAFWRGPLIHGDRFADHVRFGFASSWWNDGLSYEYHNSYTDAFWSTYFKNVPVNINKMMEMTVEGGPQENDKLYAVALILRAQFFQMMTDAFGDIPFSQAGFPEYSTPEYDDQKEIYKTLIAELGKAIDTIGDATTSGDGAHDLAGGDIMYDGDLQKWKRYANTLRLRLALRAHGAPGADFADAAITASLGAPLMESADDIAKIERDRIISKWGSSGYNTVWWDFSWTNAARWKLSKSLVDMLRDNEDPRLFKIARPLEGGDIKFTLPKDATEKADLLKRLTYIRNVLDEAGVTHTYKEESEGTGEEQKDVATISIEKDKFYAGQPSRFNNKIQPVVRFEFFSSPSEYVVADKQDLNAAGDLMPALAMTTAEAYFLRAEAILKGIGSGSAEDMYRRGIEASMMQWGVDEADITAFLAKPIASLGGNATENLEKVYNQRWLADFGLGFEAWAVMRDTGYPMSATADVPEDEYHDKGTVGVGIPFRMRYPSSEATLNGSNMDAAIARQGENVQATKLWWAK; encoded by the coding sequence ATGAAAACAGGTAAATCGACCATAAAATATCTAATGTTGCTGTTTCTTGGCGTAGCGGTAGGCTGTACCGACCGTTTCGACGAGATGAATACCAACCCCAACGACTTTACGGACGAAAGCGTAAGTCCTGCGTTTTTCGTAAGTAAGATTCTCAAAGAGACCAACGTTCAGGGGCGTTACGCCTTCTGGCGCGGGCCTTTGATTCACGGTGACCGTTTCGCTGACCATGTTCGCTTCGGATTCGCTTCCAGTTGGTGGAACGATGGTTTGTCTTACGAGTACCATAACTCCTATACGGATGCCTTCTGGTCCACTTATTTCAAGAACGTGCCCGTGAACATCAACAAGATGATGGAGATGACAGTCGAGGGCGGACCGCAGGAAAACGACAAGCTTTATGCGGTAGCGCTTATCCTCAGGGCCCAGTTCTTCCAGATGATGACGGACGCTTTCGGTGATATTCCATTTTCGCAAGCGGGCTTTCCTGAATATTCCACTCCCGAATACGACGATCAGAAGGAGATTTACAAAACGCTTATCGCCGAGTTGGGCAAGGCTATAGACACCATTGGCGATGCCACTACCTCGGGTGACGGCGCACATGATTTGGCCGGAGGCGATATTATGTACGACGGAGACCTGCAAAAGTGGAAGCGTTACGCCAACACACTCCGCTTGCGCTTGGCCCTTAGGGCTCATGGTGCCCCTGGCGCCGACTTCGCCGATGCGGCGATAACGGCCAGCTTAGGCGCTCCTTTGATGGAGTCGGCCGATGATATTGCTAAGATAGAACGCGACAGGATCATCAGCAAATGGGGATCGAGCGGCTATAATACCGTATGGTGGGACTTCTCTTGGACCAACGCCGCTAGGTGGAAACTCAGCAAATCGTTGGTGGATATGCTTCGTGACAATGAGGATCCGAGGCTTTTCAAGATAGCCAGACCGTTGGAAGGCGGTGACATCAAGTTCACTCTTCCTAAGGATGCCACCGAAAAGGCGGACCTGCTGAAGCGGCTCACTTATATCCGCAACGTTCTTGACGAAGCGGGCGTGACGCACACATACAAGGAAGAAAGCGAAGGTACTGGCGAAGAGCAGAAAGATGTCGCTACTATCTCTATAGAAAAGGATAAGTTCTACGCCGGACAACCGTCAAGATTCAACAACAAGATACAGCCTGTGGTACGTTTCGAGTTCTTTTCGAGCCCGTCGGAGTATGTGGTGGCCGATAAGCAGGACCTTAACGCGGCCGGAGACCTGATGCCGGCGTTGGCGATGACTACCGCCGAGGCTTATTTCCTTCGTGCCGAGGCCATTTTGAAAGGCATTGGCTCGGGATCGGCTGAGGATATGTATCGCAGAGGCATTGAGGCGTCGATGATGCAGTGGGGCGTAGATGAGGCCGATATCACGGCTTTCTTGGCCAAGCCGATCGCTTCTTTGGGCGGAAACGCCACCGAAAACCTGGAAAAGGTGTACAACCAGCGCTGGTTGGCCGACTTCGGTTTGGGCTTCGAGGCTTGGGCGGTGATGCGCGATACCGGATATCCGATGTCGGCCACGGCCGACGTGCCCGAAGACGAGTACCACGACAAGGGTACGGTGGGCGTAGGCATCCCTTTCCGTATGCGTTATCCGTCATCGGAAGCAACGCTTAACGGCTCGAATATGGATGCGGCCATCGCAAGACAAGGCGAAAACGTGCAGGCCACTAAGCTTTGGTGGGCCAAATAA
- a CDS encoding ISAs1 family transposase, with the protein MLAVFRSGGKLNFSQIHRSMKRDHDYWRDFTGGKSKCCVSRVQLRRILKDTDIQGLKAVAETTFNANETIDPQALQWFSIDGKELRGSIDKSSGDKRGESVVLVTAQEDKTSKVVGYYSGTKDSERGIVDEYFETQSGLSGTAYTMDALHNNSGLLEGIHGKRGVYLSQIKGNQKILREDLRDMERRSECLDYKKTVEKGHGRIETRIYRTYPVETGCLERRWSNTGMSCFIRVDRTRKVVKTGKTSSETSYYVSNINTGLIDQYNLPNAVRGHWSVEANNNMRDTNFGEDGLRSLVSGIQQSVSCILTAVMNILIQRNAGENMNEMREEIVADINSIHQYFNR; encoded by the coding sequence ATGCTTGCCGTATTCAGGAGCGGAGGAAAACTCAATTTCTCACAGATTCACCGCTCAATGAAAAGGGATCACGATTATTGGCGGGATTTCACAGGTGGTAAAAGTAAGTGTTGTGTGAGCCGTGTTCAACTCCGAAGAATCCTGAAGGATACAGATATACAGGGACTTAAGGCGGTTGCTGAAACCACTTTTAACGCAAACGAAACTATAGATCCGCAAGCTCTTCAATGGTTTTCGATTGACGGTAAAGAACTCCGGGGGAGTATCGACAAATCCTCAGGGGACAAACGCGGGGAAAGCGTGGTTCTGGTTACCGCGCAAGAAGATAAAACCAGCAAGGTTGTAGGCTACTATTCGGGTACCAAAGACTCCGAGCGGGGTATTGTCGACGAATATTTTGAAACTCAATCCGGTCTTTCGGGAACGGCTTATACGATGGATGCCCTTCACAATAATTCCGGGTTACTGGAGGGAATCCATGGAAAACGGGGCGTCTACCTTTCACAAATAAAAGGGAACCAGAAAATACTCCGTGAAGACCTTCGAGACATGGAGCGGAGATCAGAATGTTTGGATTATAAAAAGACCGTCGAAAAGGGCCATGGCAGGATCGAAACAAGAATATACCGGACCTACCCGGTGGAAACGGGATGCTTGGAGCGTCGCTGGTCGAATACGGGGATGAGCTGCTTCATACGGGTAGACCGTACCCGTAAAGTCGTTAAAACAGGAAAAACATCAAGCGAGACATCATACTACGTCAGCAATATAAATACCGGTCTTATTGATCAATACAACTTGCCTAACGCCGTAAGGGGACACTGGTCCGTAGAGGCAAACAATAATATGAGGGATACGAACTTCGGAGAGGACGGGTTAAGGAGCCTTGTCTCTGGTATACAGCAAAGTGTTTCATGTATTTTGACTGCTGTAATGAATATTTTGATCCAAAGGAACGCTGGTGAAAATATGAATGAAATGCGAGAGGAGATCGTAGCAGATATAAATTCTATTCACCAATATTTTAATAGATAG
- a CDS encoding IS4 family transposase, with product MESQFEYTKLQTLITNEPELKKLNKARLKLLCYLITSLIKVQKVGFRHLSEGYSSGATVTSNMRRIQRFFAKFEFPEKGFSRLIVRMIPVKGRFRIAIDRTNWKFGKRNINLLFLCVVYQGVGIPLMWKALGNKRGNSSTAERIDLLERFVEWFGADMIEHITADREFIGEKWWTFLMEHGVPFYIRIKENSLFELRGGKFVSARRLFAPHKLKVAYFHPTSVKIAKVKAYVSGMKYVESGKLEYLILASPRNTRESLEIYRERWQIETMFRGFKSAGFNLEDTHLKDYERINKLLYVIAIAFIWSYNIGVFKHEKEKPIKIKKHGRRAKSFFSYGLEQIAHALINKVKTEIERLSGLFLSCT from the coding sequence TTGGAAAGCCAGTTCGAATATACAAAACTACAGACCTTAATTACCAACGAACCCGAGCTAAAGAAACTGAACAAGGCCCGGCTAAAACTGCTTTGTTACCTGATCACCTCATTGATCAAAGTCCAGAAGGTTGGTTTCAGGCATCTGTCGGAAGGATACAGTTCGGGCGCGACGGTGACGTCCAACATGAGGCGGATCCAGCGCTTTTTCGCCAAATTCGAATTTCCCGAAAAAGGCTTTTCCCGGCTTATCGTCAGGATGATTCCCGTCAAGGGAAGATTCAGGATCGCCATCGACCGGACCAACTGGAAGTTCGGAAAACGGAACATTAACCTGCTGTTTCTCTGCGTAGTGTACCAAGGCGTGGGGATTCCGTTGATGTGGAAGGCGCTTGGTAACAAGAGGGGAAATTCGAGCACGGCAGAGCGGATCGATCTTCTGGAACGGTTTGTCGAATGGTTCGGAGCGGATATGATCGAACACATTACGGCGGACCGGGAATTTATCGGCGAAAAGTGGTGGACGTTCCTGATGGAACACGGGGTGCCTTTTTACATTCGGATCAAGGAAAACTCATTGTTCGAGTTGCGTGGCGGGAAATTCGTAAGCGCCAGACGGTTGTTTGCGCCACATAAGCTGAAAGTCGCGTATTTCCATCCGACTTCCGTGAAGATCGCCAAAGTGAAGGCGTACGTTTCCGGAATGAAGTACGTCGAGAGCGGAAAACTCGAATACCTGATTCTTGCGTCTCCGAGAAACACCCGGGAGAGTTTGGAAATCTACCGGGAACGGTGGCAAATAGAAACCATGTTCAGGGGTTTTAAAAGCGCGGGGTTTAACCTTGAGGATACGCACTTAAAAGATTACGAAAGAATAAACAAACTGCTGTATGTCATAGCGATAGCATTTATTTGGTCATACAACATCGGGGTTTTCAAACACGAAAAAGAGAAGCCGATCAAGATCAAAAAACACGGGAGGAGAGCGAAAAGCTTTTTCTCGTATGGCCTTGAACAAATAGCCCACGCCCTGATCAATAAGGTCAAAACGGAGATCGAGAGATTGTCAGGGCTATTTTTGTCATGTACTTAG
- the trpB gene encoding tryptophan synthase subunit beta — translation MELDTNTEEQSVEFLPMPDSQGNFGEYGGQVIPPELKAVMDDINEAYLEISQTEAFQNELADLFKHYVGRPSPIFFAKRLTENIGGAKIYLKREDLNHTGAHKINHCLGEALLAKHMGKTKVLAETGAGQHGVALATACALVGIDCEIHMGEIDIEKEKPNVIKMKILGCKLVPVSRGTRTLKDAVDSAFEEYLKNPKDFFYAIGSVVGPHPFPMMVRDFQSIIGTEARQQFLESQGKLPDMITACVGGGSNAIGLFTAFLGDEEVKIMGVEPSGLGLETDKHAATLTLGTPGAIHGFKCYNLQDDEGNPLPVYSIASGLDYPGVGPQHCYLKDIGRVEYTSATDAECLDAFMTLSRTEGIIPALESAHAVAFAMRQAKEMSPEQSILVNLSGRGDKDMDFVIEKLGLE, via the coding sequence ATGGAACTCGATACGAATACAGAAGAACAGTCGGTGGAATTCCTACCGATGCCTGACAGTCAGGGTAACTTCGGGGAATACGGAGGGCAGGTTATACCGCCGGAGCTCAAGGCGGTAATGGACGACATCAATGAGGCATACTTGGAAATCAGCCAAACAGAGGCTTTCCAAAACGAACTCGCCGACCTTTTCAAGCATTACGTCGGTAGGCCAAGCCCGATTTTCTTCGCCAAGAGACTTACAGAGAACATAGGAGGCGCCAAAATATACCTCAAAAGGGAAGACCTTAACCATACCGGCGCCCATAAAATAAACCACTGTCTGGGCGAAGCCCTGCTGGCAAAGCATATGGGCAAAACCAAAGTTTTGGCCGAAACTGGCGCTGGACAGCACGGAGTGGCTTTGGCAACGGCCTGCGCTTTGGTGGGTATCGATTGCGAAATCCATATGGGTGAGATCGACATCGAGAAGGAAAAACCCAATGTGATCAAGATGAAGATCCTCGGATGCAAGCTCGTGCCCGTAAGTCGCGGTACGCGCACGCTGAAAGACGCCGTGGACAGCGCCTTCGAGGAGTATCTCAAGAACCCGAAAGACTTCTTCTACGCCATCGGTTCGGTAGTGGGGCCACATCCGTTCCCTATGATGGTGCGCGATTTCCAAAGTATTATCGGCACCGAAGCGCGCCAACAGTTCCTCGAATCCCAAGGCAAACTGCCTGATATGATCACCGCTTGCGTAGGCGGCGGTTCGAACGCCATCGGCCTGTTCACCGCCTTCCTCGGCGACGAAGAGGTAAAAATAATGGGAGTGGAGCCTTCTGGCCTAGGATTGGAGACCGACAAGCACGCCGCCACCCTGACATTGGGTACGCCGGGTGCCATCCACGGCTTCAAATGCTACAACCTGCAGGATGATGAAGGTAACCCGTTGCCCGTATATTCCATCGCCTCCGGGCTGGATTACCCGGGCGTCGGCCCGCAACACTGCTACCTCAAGGACATCGGGCGGGTGGAATACACCTCGGCCACTGACGCCGAATGCCTCGACGCCTTTATGACCCTGTCGAGAACGGAGGGCATTATCCCCGCCTTGGAAAGCGCCCACGCCGTGGCATTCGCGATGAGGCAGGCCAAAGAGATGAGTCCGGAGCAATCGATCCTAGTGAATCTCTCAGGCAGAGGCGACAAGGATATGGACTTTGTAATAGAAAAACTCGGGCTGGAGTAA
- a CDS encoding porin family protein, with product MRKLLALKILLITALTFCLAGNSYSQTFVGVRAGGGASQLLNNLLNSFSKPDFYSTTFTYGAIGGVMFRHVAEPHLGFQAEINYLQRGFKQQLPEAIQNGEYIEAEYDYIQVPIMASIYALQGKTKVFFNVGPYLAFGISGTETVFQVENFEKKSSKTTDIDFGSEDFDAFDYGLEAGLGLERRFEFGILQVEGRFTWGMGNIYNADKPYYPDHTQNMTLGLTVNYLFQLDKGREKFDYVKKK from the coding sequence ATGCGTAAACTGCTAGCCTTAAAAATATTATTGATAACCGCCCTTACGTTTTGTTTGGCCGGAAATTCCTATTCGCAAACCTTTGTGGGCGTTAGGGCCGGGGGCGGGGCCAGCCAGTTGCTCAACAATCTGCTCAACTCATTTTCCAAGCCCGATTTCTACTCCACCACCTTCACCTACGGTGCGATAGGCGGCGTGATGTTCCGCCACGTGGCCGAACCGCATCTCGGTTTCCAAGCAGAGATCAACTACCTCCAACGCGGATTCAAACAACAACTTCCCGAAGCCATACAAAACGGCGAGTATATCGAAGCCGAGTACGACTACATTCAAGTCCCCATTATGGCAAGTATCTACGCCTTGCAGGGCAAAACCAAAGTGTTCTTCAATGTCGGGCCTTATCTCGCTTTCGGGATATCGGGCACCGAGACAGTCTTTCAGGTTGAAAACTTCGAAAAGAAGAGTAGCAAAACCACCGACATTGACTTCGGATCCGAAGACTTCGACGCTTTTGACTACGGACTTGAAGCAGGGTTGGGTTTAGAGCGCCGGTTTGAATTCGGAATACTGCAGGTGGAGGGACGTTTCACTTGGGGTATGGGCAATATCTACAACGCCGACAAACCATACTATCCCGACCATACCCAGAACATGACACTGGGACTTACCGTGAACTACCTCTTCCAGCTGGACAAAGGCAGAGAGAAGTTCGACTATGTAAAGAAGAAATAA
- a CDS encoding DUF6150 family protein, with product MRWFVFSFFLLTFSFCTFQSASAQSGKGCQVYGEIYVTKKLAEAHFRVYVEKESDAFADVIVFKEDARTLADGPGKWYITKTKRFAKYRVIYVKDRRKADFSVFFTDEPEFAGCND from the coding sequence ATGCGCTGGTTCGTTTTTTCTTTCTTCTTGTTAACGTTCTCTTTCTGTACTTTCCAAAGCGCAAGCGCCCAATCTGGAAAAGGCTGTCAGGTTTACGGAGAAATTTACGTGACCAAAAAGCTTGCGGAAGCGCATTTTCGGGTATATGTGGAGAAGGAGTCGGACGCTTTTGCTGACGTGATCGTGTTTAAGGAAGACGCCCGTACTTTGGCCGACGGGCCGGGCAAGTGGTACATCACCAAGACAAAGCGCTTTGCCAAATACAGGGTAATCTATGTCAAAGACAGAAGAAAAGCGGACTTCAGCGTATTCTTTACCGACGAGCCGGAGTTTGCGGGGTGTAACGACTAG